One Desulfovibrio fairfieldensis genomic window carries:
- a CDS encoding autotransporter domain-containing protein, with amino-acid sequence MLTKGAIGNLVNKYRAVLKKCGLLNVFGSLAVAGALVLGGAGLAVAAVPWGADQDVVIESSVSVTQSEQAKNLTIGGAGNSLTVSSSTGHLYVSGATTLNDGGMLTLNTGPHGLLGTTDNASEAADTWTGSFGMTGGKLEISSSQLQMDAVTISGGTANIAGRIGGGTNWDDGAMLVGGLNGAATTVSGGKITVGDYGQVVGGQVNISGGEVALGGDSGKAAILRSYGADNALTLTGNGKISVSASKYGVLTANAVNINGGTLDVKGNLTLAGALAKKQGLANALKASGDATVNQTGGTVAVAAGGALNINRGVEYNLSGGTLSSAGTLHVEGELNLNGNVALTDLTAGTGKVYLGYDPDGYGADQNGYAKIRLGTAENVTLATSTLGDKSDGKSITVDANGSLQVQNLTLTGDSLSINKKGRIKVNSLTLTPNAAQAFTLSSGQLMLKGEDGSSTLSVGGTGGLKVDGSSSNAELKLGEVKSDGTVNPGGSLNADITATGNNAKVTVNGGAWTLAEGKTLDIQGGALTVGGGTDIDYAGNLPAELDVSKGTLKTTNGVAATVENLGTLVASKDSLTTTTDWDNVGQVLTINGGGTFKVSGIGSITAADLGTLKTNLMTGNGLLDVADADISGVSGGSTIAYTDAKKLSNTTSDSLREATVTDVNGALSGAYAGAELQAGTTSLSVAANSTLQLSGANGGNIIADASDNAGALTVANTGTAILGEAGKDNQGTVGNVTLTGTGTLNAMGNGGASFITGDITAQTDGGGVINATGATLNAEAIGVAGTKVGTVNANSGTINAASINTDALTADNGIVKATGNITVTSAVTGLNNGTIHSTTGDVTLTAGASNASGLIEATLGEINAGSSSITAASGKSLNLYGLEKITAGAIEATSVHSGGIIDTQVANGNVTATQVRATTLKTGSGTVAITDGYLDLSGTGSNASSVGSLALDNAQAVVGDLTVTSAATIEGGSFTGNAVTLSGGGEISNGAQVTVDTLTGAGQTIKVGSDTDTVATSLTVNTLDMAGGSLLIDPAWTSGSNVMAVGDFDSGDIDVLAGVGQNSMLLIGSADANWLTSQVNAATNGAGLTRNGVDSVLGIYSSQTLDNTNGGIQVDGTKTNSGVTSLSPAANTADFSGKSLLVVNADAATGGNVALTATGGTLNLTDGAKLRIAGAKIGADYTVVDGFTTTNYLKADGTTPTTEADSTAWVGANLSTDSKLVHLEKSATGEYKGALTSAAAFMPKLDGELVKVVNNMALAGNTGTAGEMSETKGVRFLNRAISEKYLNNDAAAAVTIESAARMALVGAVPQMTMAASNAAGNAVTQRTSLAQPGGNAIQSVAPDGSMQTGASAGDAAKTGFAMWIMPLYQSSNGYGMKAGNFDMDFSGGLGGVAIGADYTFDNAIRAGITFNIGGGYATGSGDLNETTNNMNFWGIGAYAGWAQNNFGVTADVNYTSTYNKLEQDLPASMQMGKLKSDVTAYAISAGLRGEYRFETSVMDITPHVGVRYMSLNTDEYDVKSGGTLLKGDAINQSIWTFPVGVAFSKQIETGNGWHFKPSLDLAVIPAAGDIDARSDVRFTGTGTKAELDTQTMDYVSYMGGLGLEFGNDTTSLGVNYNIQLGAKSTAHGVFGTFRYEF; translated from the coding sequence ATGCTGACGAAGGGCGCTATCGGCAATCTTGTTAACAAATACCGGGCTGTACTCAAAAAATGCGGCCTGCTCAATGTCTTCGGCTCGTTGGCCGTGGCCGGGGCGCTGGTCCTGGGCGGCGCGGGTCTGGCCGTGGCGGCGGTTCCTTGGGGGGCGGATCAGGATGTGGTGATTGAGAGCTCGGTATCCGTGACACAGAGCGAGCAAGCCAAAAACCTGACCATCGGCGGCGCGGGCAACAGCCTGACCGTCAGTTCCAGCACCGGCCATCTCTATGTGAGCGGTGCGACCACCCTGAATGACGGCGGCATGCTGACCCTCAATACCGGCCCGCACGGCCTGCTGGGCACCACGGACAACGCCAGCGAGGCGGCCGACACCTGGACCGGCTCCTTTGGCATGACCGGCGGCAAGCTGGAAATTAGCAGCAGCCAGTTGCAGATGGATGCCGTAACTATCAGCGGCGGCACGGCCAACATTGCCGGGCGGATCGGCGGCGGCACCAACTGGGATGACGGGGCCATGCTGGTGGGCGGCCTGAACGGCGCGGCCACCACCGTAAGCGGCGGCAAAATCACCGTGGGTGACTACGGCCAAGTGGTGGGCGGACAGGTCAACATCAGCGGCGGCGAAGTGGCGTTGGGCGGCGACAGCGGCAAGGCCGCCATTTTGCGCTCTTACGGCGCGGACAACGCCCTGACCCTCACCGGCAACGGCAAAATCAGCGTGTCTGCCTCCAAGTATGGCGTGCTGACCGCCAATGCGGTCAACATCAACGGCGGCACCCTGGACGTGAAGGGCAACCTGACCCTGGCCGGTGCGCTGGCCAAGAAACAAGGCCTTGCCAACGCCCTCAAGGCCAGCGGCGACGCCACGGTCAACCAGACCGGCGGCACGGTGGCGGTGGCGGCTGGCGGCGCGCTGAACATCAATAGAGGCGTGGAATACAATCTCAGCGGCGGCACGCTGAGCAGCGCGGGGACCCTGCATGTTGAAGGCGAACTCAATCTGAACGGCAATGTGGCGTTGACAGATCTGACGGCCGGGACAGGCAAGGTCTATCTCGGTTACGATCCTGATGGCTATGGCGCGGACCAGAACGGATATGCCAAGATTCGTCTGGGTACGGCTGAAAATGTCACTCTGGCCACTTCGACTTTGGGCGATAAGAGTGACGGCAAATCGATTACAGTGGATGCCAACGGCAGCCTTCAGGTCCAGAATCTGACTTTGACCGGTGATTCTCTGTCGATCAATAAAAAGGGAAGAATCAAGGTCAACAGCCTGACCCTGACGCCGAACGCTGCTCAAGCCTTCACCCTGTCCTCCGGCCAACTCATGCTCAAGGGCGAAGACGGTTCTTCAACGCTTTCCGTCGGAGGCACGGGCGGCCTGAAAGTCGACGGCAGCAGCAGTAACGCCGAACTGAAGCTGGGCGAGGTGAAGTCTGACGGCACGGTCAATCCCGGCGGCAGCCTGAATGCCGACATTACGGCCACGGGCAACAACGCCAAGGTGACTGTGAACGGTGGAGCCTGGACCCTGGCCGAGGGCAAAACCCTGGACATCCAGGGCGGCGCGCTCACCGTGGGCGGCGGAACGGACATCGACTACGCGGGCAACCTTCCCGCCGAGCTGGATGTGAGCAAAGGCACGCTGAAGACCACGAACGGCGTTGCAGCCACAGTGGAAAATCTTGGGACTCTGGTTGCTTCCAAAGATTCTCTGACCACAACGACTGACTGGGACAATGTAGGCCAAGTGCTCACTATCAATGGCGGCGGCACCTTCAAGGTCAGCGGCATCGGAAGCATTACCGCCGCCGATCTTGGTACGCTCAAAACCAACCTAATGACCGGCAACGGTCTCCTTGACGTGGCCGACGCCGATATCAGCGGCGTCAGCGGCGGCAGTACTATTGCGTATACCGACGCGAAAAAACTGAGCAATACCACCAGCGACAGCCTGCGCGAAGCCACGGTCACGGATGTGAACGGCGCTCTCTCCGGCGCATACGCGGGTGCGGAACTTCAGGCCGGGACCACTTCCCTGAGCGTGGCCGCCAACAGCACCTTGCAGCTCTCCGGCGCGAACGGCGGCAACATCATCGCGGACGCGAGCGACAATGCGGGCGCTCTCACGGTGGCGAACACCGGCACCGCGATTCTGGGCGAAGCGGGCAAGGACAATCAGGGCACGGTGGGCAATGTGACGCTGACCGGCACCGGCACGCTCAACGCCATGGGCAACGGCGGCGCGTCTTTCATCACCGGCGACATCACGGCCCAAACTGACGGTGGCGGCGTGATCAACGCGACCGGCGCAACCCTGAATGCCGAAGCTATCGGCGTTGCGGGAACTAAGGTCGGCACCGTCAATGCCAACAGCGGCACCATCAACGCAGCTTCCATCAACACTGACGCCCTGACCGCCGACAACGGCATAGTCAAGGCCACAGGTAACATCACTGTTACCAGCGCTGTGACCGGCCTGAACAACGGCACAATCCATTCCACCACCGGCGACGTGACCCTGACTGCTGGCGCGAGCAACGCCAGCGGTCTCATTGAGGCCACCTTGGGTGAGATTAATGCTGGCAGTTCTAGCATCACCGCCGCCTCCGGCAAAAGTCTGAACCTGTATGGGCTTGAAAAAATTACCGCTGGTGCCATTGAGGCCACCAGTGTCCATTCGGGCGGCATTATTGATACTCAGGTTGCAAATGGAAACGTGACGGCCACCCAGGTGCGTGCCACTACTCTGAAGACCGGTAGCGGCACTGTGGCCATCACTGACGGTTACCTGGATCTCAGCGGGACTGGTAGCAACGCCAGCTCCGTGGGCTCTCTGGCTCTGGACAATGCCCAGGCGGTAGTGGGCGATCTGACCGTGACCAGCGCGGCGACCATTGAGGGCGGCAGCTTCACGGGCAACGCCGTGACCCTGTCCGGCGGCGGCGAAATCAGCAACGGCGCGCAAGTCACGGTGGATACGCTGACCGGCGCTGGACAGACCATCAAGGTGGGTTCGGACACAGACACCGTGGCCACCAGCCTGACGGTCAACACTCTGGACATGGCGGGCGGCAGCCTGCTTATCGACCCGGCCTGGACTTCCGGCTCCAACGTGATGGCTGTCGGCGACTTTGACAGCGGCGACATCGATGTGCTTGCGGGCGTGGGCCAGAATTCCATGCTGCTTATCGGCAGCGCGGACGCGAACTGGCTGACCTCCCAGGTCAATGCCGCGACCAACGGCGCGGGCCTGACCCGGAACGGCGTGGATTCCGTGCTGGGTATTTACAGTTCCCAGACGCTGGATAACACCAATGGCGGCATTCAGGTGGACGGCACCAAGACGAATAGCGGCGTCACTTCGCTGAGTCCCGCCGCCAACACTGCCGACTTCTCCGGCAAATCCCTGCTGGTGGTCAACGCCGACGCGGCGACCGGCGGCAATGTGGCTCTGACCGCGACCGGCGGCACGCTCAACCTGACCGACGGGGCGAAACTGCGCATCGCCGGGGCGAAAATCGGTGCGGACTACACTGTGGTGGATGGTTTCACGACAACAAACTACCTTAAAGCTGATGGTACTACCCCCACGACCGAAGCCGACTCCACGGCCTGGGTGGGCGCGAACCTCTCCACGGACTCCAAGCTGGTGCATCTGGAAAAGAGCGCCACCGGCGAATACAAGGGCGCGCTGACTTCCGCCGCCGCCTTCATGCCCAAGCTCGACGGCGAACTGGTCAAGGTGGTGAACAACATGGCCCTGGCGGGCAACACCGGCACGGCCGGTGAAATGTCCGAGACCAAGGGCGTCCGATTCCTGAACCGGGCCATCAGCGAAAAATATCTGAACAATGACGCCGCTGCCGCCGTGACCATTGAAAGCGCGGCGCGCATGGCGCTCGTCGGCGCGGTGCCGCAGATGACCATGGCGGCCAGCAACGCGGCGGGCAATGCCGTGACCCAGCGTACCAGCCTGGCCCAGCCCGGCGGCAACGCCATCCAGAGCGTGGCCCCGGACGGCTCCATGCAAACCGGCGCTTCCGCCGGAGACGCCGCCAAGACCGGCTTCGCCATGTGGATCATGCCCCTGTACCAGAGCAGCAACGGCTACGGCATGAAGGCCGGAAACTTCGACATGGACTTCAGCGGCGGCCTGGGCGGCGTGGCCATCGGCGCGGACTACACCTTCGACAACGCCATCCGCGCGGGCATCACCTTCAACATCGGCGGCGGCTACGCCACCGGCTCCGGCGACCTCAACGAAACCACCAACAATATGAACTTCTGGGGCATCGGCGCGTATGCCGGTTGGGCCCAGAACAACTTCGGCGTGACCGCCGACGTGAACTACACCTCCACCTACAACAAGCTGGAACAGGACCTGCCCGCAAGCATGCAGATGGGCAAGCTCAAGAGCGACGTGACGGCCTACGCCATCAGTGCGGGCCTGCGCGGCGAATACAGGTTCGAAACCAGCGTCATGGACATCACCCCGCATGTAGGCGTGCGCTACATGAGCCTGAACACCGACGAATACGACGTGAAGTCCGGCGGCACGCTGCTCAAGGGCGACGCCATCAACCAGAGCATCTGGACCTTCCCGGTGGGCGTGGCCTTCAGCAAGCAAATCGAGACGGGCAACGGCTGGCACTTCAAGCCCAGCCTGGACCTGGCCGTGATCCCGGCCGCCGGGGACATTGACGCCCGCAGCGACGTGCGCTTCACCGGCACGGGCACCAAGGCGGAACTGGACACTCAGACCATGGACTACGTCTCCTACATGGGCGGCCTGGGCCTGGAATTCGGCAACGATACCACGTCCCTGGGCGTGAACTACAACATCCAGCTCGGCGCGAAGAGCACGGCGCACGGCGTGTTCGGGACGTTCCGCTACGAGTTCTAG
- a CDS encoding OmpH family outer membrane protein: MRHTATTLALTALLAACLLGGCLEGSTSAAPQTAVVDLERIMSQSRAAEAGRAHLAQARRRLEQGFADLQKAWAKAPDKEREAVLRDGALALRRQMAAEEAAVQNVVNGLLLEEVKAWRKAHKAALVLPRRNVLDADASLDITAAILKGMDARKAVFPALPVVSVKLPGEKGKTPETPGQANHNAAPGAKRK, from the coding sequence ATGCGTCACACTGCAACAACGCTTGCCCTCACGGCCCTCCTTGCCGCCTGCCTCCTGGGCGGCTGTCTGGAGGGCAGCACCAGCGCCGCGCCCCAGACCGCCGTGGTCGATCTGGAGCGGATCATGTCACAATCCCGCGCCGCCGAGGCCGGGCGCGCCCATCTGGCCCAGGCCCGTCGGCGCCTGGAACAGGGCTTTGCCGATCTGCAAAAAGCCTGGGCCAAGGCTCCGGACAAGGAGCGCGAGGCCGTGCTCCGCGACGGCGCGCTGGCCCTCCGCCGCCAGATGGCCGCCGAGGAGGCCGCCGTACAAAATGTCGTCAACGGCCTGTTGCTGGAAGAGGTCAAAGCCTGGCGCAAGGCCCACAAGGCCGCCCTGGTTCTGCCCCGCCGGAATGTGCTGGACGCCGACGCCAGCCTGGACATCACCGCAGCCATACTCAAGGGCATGGACGCCCGCAAGGCCGTCTTCCCGGCGTTGCCCGTGGTGTCCGTCAAGCTGCCCGGCGAGAAGGGGAAAACGCCGGAAACCCCCGGCCAAGCCAATCACAACGCCGCCCCCGGCGCAAAAAGGAAGTAA
- a CDS encoding DUF3467 domain-containing protein: protein MSAQKNSGKTGAETAASGEGQQIRVALNSARLRTSYANVFQTRCTAEEVILCCGLSQPESLNTQDGGTENVLAVDLDRRIVMTPASAQRLLLALDRTLKEHAARFSNNSPHA, encoded by the coding sequence ATGAGCGCACAGAAAAATTCCGGCAAGACCGGGGCCGAAACCGCCGCTTCCGGCGAAGGCCAACAAATCCGCGTGGCCCTGAACAGCGCGCGGCTCCGCACGTCCTACGCCAATGTCTTCCAGACCCGCTGCACGGCCGAGGAGGTCATCCTCTGCTGCGGCCTGAGTCAGCCCGAAAGCCTGAACACCCAGGACGGCGGTACTGAAAACGTCCTGGCCGTGGACCTGGACCGGCGCATCGTCATGACCCCGGCCTCGGCCCAACGCCTGCTCCTGGCCCTGGACCGCACGCTCAAGGAGCATGCCGCCCGTTTCAGCAACAACAGCCCGCACGCCTGA
- the mtnA gene encoding S-methyl-5-thioribose-1-phosphate isomerase: MNDHIRFDRDALELHLLDQRLLPGEEADFVCRTPDEVITALQTMVVRGAPAIGVAAAWGCALAVSRTGDGDGWRERLDAALEAIADARPTAVNLRWAVERMRACRRAAGDVDRPALLELFLREARTMQDEDVAACKRLGRFGADCLEDGDTVLTHCNAGALATAGYGTALGVIRAAVEQGKRIRVIADETRPFLQGARLTAWELHQDGIPVTVACDNACALLMQKGLVQRVVVGADRIAANGDAANKIGTFGVALLARHFGIPFYVAAPLSTIDPQTADGTAIPIEERPAGEVTHAGGRRVTPEDVPVYNFAFDVTPAALISGIITEAGVLRPPYGPAVRAALDEAATEARP; this comes from the coding sequence ATGAACGACCACATCCGTTTTGATCGCGACGCCCTGGAACTGCATCTGCTGGACCAACGCCTTTTGCCGGGAGAGGAGGCGGATTTCGTCTGCCGCACGCCCGACGAGGTGATCACGGCTCTGCAAACCATGGTGGTACGCGGCGCTCCGGCCATTGGCGTCGCCGCCGCCTGGGGCTGCGCCCTGGCCGTCTCCCGGACCGGGGACGGCGACGGCTGGCGGGAGCGCCTGGACGCCGCCCTGGAGGCCATTGCCGACGCCCGGCCCACGGCCGTGAATCTGCGCTGGGCAGTGGAACGCATGCGCGCGTGCCGACGCGCCGCCGGAGATGTGGACCGCCCCGCCCTGCTGGAGCTTTTTCTGCGCGAGGCCCGGACCATGCAGGACGAGGACGTGGCCGCCTGCAAGCGCCTGGGCCGCTTCGGCGCGGACTGCCTTGAGGACGGAGACACGGTGCTCACCCACTGCAACGCCGGGGCCCTGGCTACGGCGGGCTACGGCACGGCTCTGGGCGTGATCCGCGCGGCAGTGGAACAGGGCAAGCGCATCCGGGTCATTGCCGATGAAACCCGCCCTTTTTTGCAGGGCGCGCGGCTCACGGCCTGGGAACTGCACCAGGACGGCATTCCGGTTACCGTGGCCTGCGACAACGCCTGCGCCCTGCTGATGCAGAAAGGGCTCGTCCAGCGCGTGGTGGTGGGCGCGGACCGCATCGCGGCCAACGGCGACGCGGCCAACAAAATCGGCACCTTCGGCGTGGCCCTGCTGGCGCGGCATTTCGGCATCCCCTTCTATGTGGCCGCGCCCCTCTCGACCATTGACCCGCAAACGGCCGACGGCACGGCCATTCCCATTGAGGAACGCCCGGCCGGGGAGGTGACCCATGCGGGGGGGCGGCGCGTGACGCCCGAGGACGTGCCGGTTTACAACTTCGCTTTTGACGTGACCCCGGCGGCGCTGATCAGCGGCATCATCACCGAAGCGGGCGTGCTGCGGCCGCCTTACGGCCCGGCTGTCCGCGCGGCCCTGGACGAAGCCGCGACGGAGGCGCGCCCATGA
- a CDS encoding TIGR04326 family surface carbohydrate biosynthesis protein, which translates to MKELVLLVEPAKEPSVPSPASGRGQAVAHWSAWEVPEGRISLPARLHADLVAIRAEHMAWAYDLGRLRVGRKELQEKLKAGESLSMWWCSLLYERHPKMAPNLYAIYKLRALERLMDEEGFTALRLCGGDATLRHTLADFCAVSGRLFVECHEPGLRLKPAQSLLRRVYNACPAPLRAAARYAHWWWTIRRKLPCIRKEKNCLPPASGQKPAATIATYFPNLDMHAAGLGRFRSRYWEKLHDVLDAEARREGAQFVRWLFIRFPAPQLSFAQCRKLRDRFREKGKDGLSFHYLEEFLRHRDLWAALWRHLRLCWASLRLEKHARPAFHFAGSRLNFWDYAKGDWAESFRGWRGLERCLQNRAFKSYAHCAGPQRWTLFPLENCPWERMLTQAAHEAGNGPVFGAQHSTIRPTDFRYFDDPRTFSAPDCAIFQPDAIRGNGRSACRQWLDAGMPPERLGEVEALRYLYLADAAPAQTEAPDPAPTTPAGGLKRLLVLTSFFNDETEAHLVLLARAVHAGLLEGWDIVVKPHPYLPVEERLRALLGRRMREIRLADGPIAEQLRPGVTVWASNSTTAALEAALKGLPVMVMLPSDDFDLCPLQDVPELPRTGDLEDVRLALATAAPLDLPPDYLDLNPELPRWRQLLGL; encoded by the coding sequence ATGAAAGAACTGGTGCTGCTGGTGGAACCGGCCAAGGAGCCGTCCGTACCGTCGCCCGCCTCCGGCCGGGGCCAGGCCGTCGCCCACTGGAGCGCCTGGGAAGTGCCGGAAGGCCGGATATCCCTGCCCGCGCGTCTCCATGCGGACCTGGTGGCGATCCGCGCCGAACACATGGCCTGGGCCTATGATCTGGGCCGTTTGCGCGTGGGCCGCAAGGAATTGCAGGAAAAACTCAAAGCCGGGGAAAGCCTGTCCATGTGGTGGTGCTCCCTGCTCTACGAGCGCCACCCCAAGATGGCGCCCAATCTCTACGCCATCTACAAGCTGCGCGCCCTGGAACGCCTCATGGACGAGGAAGGCTTCACGGCCCTGCGGCTCTGCGGCGGCGACGCCACCCTGCGCCACACGCTGGCGGATTTCTGCGCCGTGTCGGGCCGCCTCTTTGTGGAATGCCACGAGCCGGGGCTGCGCCTCAAGCCCGCGCAAAGCCTGCTGCGGCGGGTCTACAACGCCTGCCCCGCGCCCTTGCGGGCCGCGGCCCGCTACGCGCACTGGTGGTGGACCATACGACGCAAGCTGCCCTGCATCCGGAAAGAAAAAAACTGTCTGCCGCCCGCATCGGGGCAAAAGCCCGCCGCCACCATTGCCACCTATTTCCCTAATCTGGACATGCACGCCGCCGGTCTGGGGCGCTTCCGCTCCCGCTACTGGGAAAAGCTGCACGACGTTCTTGACGCGGAGGCCCGGCGTGAAGGCGCGCAGTTCGTGCGCTGGCTGTTCATCCGCTTTCCCGCGCCCCAGCTTTCCTTCGCCCAATGCCGCAAACTGCGCGACCGTTTCCGCGAGAAAGGCAAAGACGGCCTTTCCTTCCACTATCTGGAAGAATTTCTGCGCCACCGCGATCTCTGGGCAGCCCTGTGGCGGCATCTGCGCCTCTGCTGGGCCAGCCTGCGCCTGGAAAAACACGCGCGCCCGGCCTTTCACTTCGCCGGTTCCCGGCTCAATTTCTGGGACTACGCCAAGGGCGACTGGGCCGAATCCTTCCGGGGCTGGCGCGGCCTGGAGCGCTGCCTTCAGAACCGGGCCTTCAAGAGCTATGCGCACTGCGCCGGGCCGCAGCGCTGGACCCTGTTCCCGCTGGAAAACTGCCCTTGGGAGCGCATGCTGACCCAGGCCGCGCATGAGGCCGGGAACGGGCCGGTCTTCGGCGCGCAGCATTCCACCATCCGGCCCACGGACTTCCGCTATTTCGACGACCCGCGCACCTTCAGCGCGCCGGACTGCGCGATCTTCCAACCTGACGCCATCCGGGGCAACGGCCGCTCGGCCTGCCGCCAGTGGCTGGACGCGGGCATGCCGCCCGAGCGCCTGGGCGAAGTGGAGGCCCTGCGCTACCTCTACCTCGCCGACGCGGCTCCGGCGCAAACGGAAGCCCCGGACCCCGCGCCGACTACGCCCGCGGGCGGCCTCAAGCGGCTGCTGGTCCTGACCAGCTTTTTCAACGACGAAACCGAGGCCCATCTGGTCTTGCTGGCACGCGCCGTGCATGCCGGGCTGCTGGAAGGCTGGGATATTGTCGTCAAGCCCCACCCCTACCTGCCCGTGGAAGAACGCCTGCGCGCCCTGCTGGGCCGCCGGATGCGCGAAATCCGCCTGGCGGACGGCCCCATTGCCGAACAGTTGCGGCCCGGCGTGACGGTCTGGGCCTCCAATTCCACCACAGCCGCCCTGGAAGCGGCGCTCAAGGGCCTGCCGGTCATGGTCATGCTGCCCAGCGACGACTTTGACCTCTGCCCCTTGCAGGACGTGCCGGAACTGCCGCGCACCGGCGATCTGGAGGACGTGCGCCTGGCCCTGGCAACGGCGGCGCCCCTGGACCTGCCGCCCGATTATCTGGATCTGAACCCGGAACTGCCCCGCTGGCGGCAACTCCTGGGCTTGTGA
- a CDS encoding C-GCAxxG-C-C family protein — MDAHQETDRRIAEMVRACYWDRDINCARTTLYCMSRLFDPPLDPQLDRAAIGLNGAGRMGCQCGLLEGALLFLGIHASSLGKTEKEVCAVCGRYAAAFQERFGGVDCRVLRPGGFQKSDPPHLCEGLTVEAVRLLHDFVTALR; from the coding sequence ATGGACGCGCATCAGGAAACCGACCGGCGGATCGCGGAAATGGTCCGCGCCTGTTACTGGGACAGGGACATCAACTGTGCCCGCACCACCCTGTACTGCATGAGCCGCCTCTTCGATCCGCCCCTGGACCCGCAGCTGGACCGCGCGGCCATCGGCCTGAACGGAGCCGGGCGCATGGGCTGCCAGTGCGGCCTGCTGGAGGGCGCGCTGCTCTTCCTCGGAATCCATGCGTCGTCCCTGGGCAAGACGGAAAAGGAAGTCTGCGCCGTCTGCGGCCGCTATGCCGCCGCCTTCCAGGAACGTTTCGGCGGGGTCGATTGCCGGGTGCTGCGGCCCGGCGGCTTTCAGAAAAGCGATCCGCCGCATCTCTGCGAGGGGCTGACCGTGGAGGCTGTCCGCCTGCTCCACGATTTTGTGACGGCGTTGCGCTGA